One window of the Pedobacter ginsengisoli genome contains the following:
- a CDS encoding exo-beta-N-acetylmuramidase NamZ domain-containing protein, translated as MTSSIIHILSTALLTLSLQACGSSTKIAFNPAVPNPYKVKAENFDKPKADELRTGAEQTELYVPYLKGKRVGMVVNPTSVIGKETTVDSLLKLGVNVVKIFGPEHGFRGNASAGMHVDDDIDKKTGIKAVSLYGSHSTPTKEDLADIDIMIFDIQDVGVRFYTYINTLQHVMEACAANKKEVLILDRPNPNGFYIDGPILDPQFKSGIGLKPIPAVHGLTVGEYAQMLNGEGWLDNKLKCKIKIIKVANYTHDTPYELPVKPSPNLNTAQSILLYPTTCLFEGTYLNHGRGTLFPFTIIGSPSLKGKYSFSFTPKSIKGMSETPIFMNQVCYGLDLRDYDANIFRKTKQINLEWIIALYKASPNKADFFNSKLSNQMLPIERLIGVADFRQQIIAGKSEAEIRASWEPGLSKYKTMREKYLLYP; from the coding sequence ATGACATCATCTATTATTCATATTTTAAGTACTGCGTTACTTACCCTTTCTCTACAGGCCTGCGGATCATCTACTAAAATCGCATTTAATCCCGCTGTTCCAAACCCGTACAAAGTAAAAGCTGAAAACTTTGACAAACCTAAAGCAGACGAACTTAGGACTGGTGCCGAACAAACCGAACTGTATGTGCCCTATTTGAAAGGAAAGCGCGTGGGTATGGTGGTAAACCCTACTTCTGTTATAGGAAAAGAGACGACGGTAGACAGCTTACTAAAGCTTGGTGTAAATGTAGTTAAGATATTTGGGCCTGAACATGGTTTCCGTGGAAACGCAAGTGCAGGCATGCATGTTGATGATGATATTGATAAAAAAACAGGAATCAAAGCTGTTTCGTTATATGGTAGCCATTCAACGCCAACAAAAGAAGATTTGGCGGATATTGACATCATGATATTCGACATTCAGGATGTTGGTGTTCGCTTTTATACCTACATAAATACTTTGCAGCATGTAATGGAGGCTTGTGCAGCCAATAAAAAAGAGGTTCTGATTCTGGACAGGCCAAATCCTAATGGCTTTTATATTGATGGACCTATATTAGACCCTCAGTTTAAATCTGGTATCGGCTTAAAGCCTATCCCAGCGGTACATGGCCTCACTGTAGGCGAGTATGCCCAAATGCTAAATGGTGAAGGCTGGTTGGATAATAAGCTTAAATGCAAGATCAAAATAATTAAGGTAGCCAACTATACCCATGACACACCTTATGAGCTACCGGTTAAACCATCGCCGAACCTGAATACTGCTCAGTCTATTTTATTATACCCTACCACCTGCTTGTTTGAAGGCACTTATTTAAATCATGGACGTGGTACTCTGTTTCCATTTACTATAATAGGCTCTCCCTCTTTAAAGGGTAAGTACAGTTTCTCTTTTACGCCAAAAAGTATTAAAGGCATGTCTGAAACTCCGATTTTCATGAACCAGGTATGCTATGGTCTGGATCTTAGAGACTACGATGCTAATATTTTCAGAAAAACTAAACAGATTAATCTAGAATGGATTATTGCACTTTATAAGGCATCACCAAACAAAGCAGATTTTTTCAATTCGAAATTAAGTAATCAGATGTTACCTATTGAAAGACTGATTGGGGTGGCTGATTTCAGGCAACAGATCATAGCCGGTAAATCTGAAGCCGAAATAAGGGCTAGCTGGGAACCGGGATTAAGTAAATACAAAACAATGCGTGAAAAATACTTGTTGTACCCATAA
- a CDS encoding RNA polymerase sigma-70 factor — translation MPVELSDSELILLWQNGEDHAFEVLYKRHAVRLLATALNKIRSREISEEIIQETFLTLFTRKKTANQITNLSAFLYTTVKHKIIDHYRREKLLKKYEEHSLYVFNETDNSTLQAIESRELEQQLAFQVEKLPFRCRSVFTLSRSRHLSNKEIAAELAISENTVEQHMRKALRLLRNYFFDGKRGLIILCTFAMWLL, via the coding sequence ATGCCTGTAGAGCTTAGTGATTCAGAATTGATATTGCTATGGCAGAATGGAGAGGATCATGCTTTTGAAGTACTATACAAAAGACATGCTGTTCGTTTGCTGGCGACTGCATTGAACAAAATCCGAAGCAGGGAAATATCTGAAGAAATTATACAGGAAACCTTTTTAACATTATTTACAAGAAAAAAAACGGCAAATCAAATTACCAATTTATCTGCATTTTTGTATACTACGGTTAAACATAAGATCATAGATCATTACAGACGGGAAAAACTATTAAAAAAGTATGAAGAACATAGTTTATACGTGTTCAATGAAACAGATAACTCTACCTTACAAGCCATTGAATCCAGAGAGCTGGAACAGCAACTAGCTTTTCAAGTAGAAAAACTTCCTTTTAGATGCAGGAGTGTTTTTACCCTCAGCCGCAGCCGGCATCTGTCTAATAAAGAAATCGCTGCTGAACTGGCTATTTCCGAAAATACAGTTGAACAGCATATGAGAAAAGCATTGAGATTGCTTCGTAATTATTTTTTTGATGGCAAACGAGGGTTAATCATTTTATGCACATTTGCAATGTGGCTTCTTTAG
- a CDS encoding FecR family protein, which yields MDSERLQYLFERFHTSNCTKQELEELNNWYEELGAGSNQIDHWINLAGGEEELSEELYRNFSKRKNIQKKHQLFSWSWKISAASILILLGTGLLFYKLFPDHSEVPTELVQVPILPGKNKAMLTLADGTKIVLDDSKNGEISRKNGVLITKTDSGSLAYYTEKNQTVTPDKMAFNTLYVPRGGQYQITLQDGTKVWMNSESKLYFPVTSNGKDRRVRLTGEAYFEVAHNKRLPFKVQTGDQIVSVLGTHFNIKGYPEDSAIATTLLQGSVRISKLSTGQAKMLVPGQQSNLSETGKDIEISYVKTDQAIAWKNGYFLFDNQDIKSVMKTISRWYNVDVTYGNSLGNDRFGGTFSRNANLSELLANLEELGGVRFQISNRNIIVSGISSNQ from the coding sequence ATGGATAGCGAAAGGTTACAATATTTATTCGAACGGTTTCACACTTCCAACTGCACTAAGCAGGAACTGGAAGAACTTAATAACTGGTATGAAGAGTTAGGTGCCGGCAGCAACCAGATTGATCACTGGATCAATCTGGCGGGCGGAGAGGAAGAGCTATCAGAGGAGTTGTATCGAAATTTTAGTAAAAGAAAAAATATACAGAAGAAACATCAGCTGTTTAGCTGGTCATGGAAAATATCTGCCGCCTCAATTTTGATTTTGCTCGGCACCGGATTGTTGTTTTACAAGCTGTTCCCGGATCACTCCGAAGTTCCTACAGAATTGGTGCAGGTTCCAATACTGCCGGGAAAAAATAAAGCGATGCTAACGCTTGCTGATGGGACAAAAATTGTTCTCGATGACAGTAAAAACGGAGAAATTTCGAGAAAGAATGGTGTTTTGATCACCAAAACGGACAGCGGAAGTTTAGCTTACTATACTGAAAAAAATCAAACAGTTACACCTGATAAAATGGCCTTCAATACCCTATATGTTCCAAGAGGTGGCCAATATCAGATTACACTTCAAGACGGCACCAAAGTCTGGATGAATTCTGAGTCTAAACTCTATTTTCCGGTAACCTCTAATGGAAAAGATCGTCGGGTACGTTTAACCGGAGAGGCCTATTTTGAAGTGGCCCATAACAAAAGGCTACCGTTTAAAGTGCAGACAGGGGATCAGATAGTAAGTGTGTTGGGTACCCATTTTAACATAAAAGGATATCCCGAAGACTCTGCTATTGCAACAACCCTGCTACAAGGTAGTGTCCGGATTAGTAAGTTGTCAACAGGTCAGGCAAAAATGCTGGTGCCCGGTCAGCAATCTAACCTTAGCGAAACCGGAAAGGATATTGAGATCAGTTATGTCAAAACTGATCAGGCAATTGCCTGGAAGAATGGGTATTTCTTGTTCGATAATCAGGATATTAAAAGTGTAATGAAAACCATAAGCCGATGGTATAATGTAGATGTTACGTATGGCAATAGTTTAGGGAATGACCGCTTTGGAGGTACATTCTCCAGAAATGCAAACCTGTCAGAGCTTTTGGCAAATTTAGAGGAGCTTGGTGGTGTTCGTTTTCAGATTTCTAACCGTAATATTATTGTATCCGGTATAAGTAGTAACCAATAA
- a CDS encoding TonB-dependent receptor, with product MRLTYMLLFFTVFQLRAESFAQKISISVQNAQITDVISELKKQTDFDFLYNNATLKNAKPVTLDIKNLDLKKVLELCFERQPFDYKIRNKTVLITAKRRWDNNLWQATEKWQLLKGVVRDSATNETLIGVSVMVEGTKTGAVTDKDGNFTINHPEPNFTLIVSYLGYRTEKIPINGQQSIEIKMSKMNTSLNEVVVVGYGTRVKGAVTGAISTVKSDVFENRPLNNSLDALQGTVPGLTITKGSGQPGNQSYGIKIRGYSSVSESDPLILIDGIPGDIDNINPNDIAEISVLKDASAAIYGARAAEGVIIVTTKKGKSGKPEITYSGTVGLKTPTYLRKIQNTLEYAEFMDEGLRNAGINGFPQEVFDKIKANAAPELDGGWNYGITSYPGFFGYTDWNKEIYKNSTQQLHNLSISGGGENNNYVVSMGYNRDEGSLRFGENNSERYNLRLNYDFRLTPKFNFETRTSFENKSTITPSMLGNALTNVTRQFPYQPVRNPNGQFYGYQGYENPAQSLEEAGTQRGSSSRFATNFKADYTILEGLKLIGQAAIRLDYLNDNGTSRTFTRYNYVGGVQDIRNTPNSASYLNLKTLNQLYQVYLDYNKQLGADHRINFTGGGSIEKTKIEGQTTYGYNFIGNNIFTLNLADRTKAAYANFTGRLSNQALGSYFGRFSYSFKEKLVLDLTARADGSSKFSPDKRWSAVFPSAALAYNLSEESFIKSLNTFDLLKLRASWGKMGNQEIGELGLYDYIPLIGIGGNYPIGSPNSGLTGANANPASTDRTWETIENKNIGIDVAMLSSRFNFSFDYYNKTNNDMLVDIAVPATYGGNAPSSNQGKLVTKGFETSVTWKDKMGDFRYSVSLQLSDSRNKLVELKNLDNYQEGLNRFRQGYGIWSYFGYVYDGIIQNQAQLDNYKKLTGVPARVAIGDVMYRDVDGDGKLTAFGDKSKGLNGDMVYLGNLIPRYTFSSNISVGYKQLDLQVFLQGVGKRDVRYEGNIATPNTFYWPSLSYYNGKTWTPERTDAKFPRYLPGGVGYDDIRSYNYRASSLTMQNVAYLRFKVITLGYNLPASIANSLKMKTARIFFSGQDLFTISKGTFGGNFDPEDGFRNEGTYPFNKVYSLGLTVKF from the coding sequence ATGAGGCTAACCTATATGTTATTGTTTTTTACTGTTTTTCAGCTCAGGGCAGAAAGCTTTGCGCAGAAAATCAGTATATCTGTTCAGAATGCACAGATAACGGATGTCATTTCCGAGCTTAAGAAGCAAACGGATTTTGATTTCCTTTACAACAATGCAACTCTAAAAAATGCAAAACCGGTTACTTTGGATATCAAGAACCTAGATCTGAAAAAGGTACTTGAGCTCTGTTTTGAAAGGCAACCTTTCGACTACAAAATCCGGAATAAAACAGTGCTGATAACAGCAAAAAGGCGCTGGGATAACAACCTTTGGCAAGCTACCGAAAAATGGCAGCTGCTTAAAGGAGTTGTCAGAGATTCTGCTACAAATGAAACCCTGATAGGGGTCTCGGTTATGGTTGAAGGAACCAAGACCGGGGCGGTAACAGATAAGGATGGTAATTTTACAATAAACCATCCCGAGCCGAATTTTACTCTCATAGTTTCCTATCTGGGCTACCGTACCGAAAAGATCCCGATCAATGGACAACAATCCATCGAGATTAAAATGAGCAAGATGAACACAAGCCTGAATGAGGTTGTAGTTGTTGGCTATGGTACTCGGGTTAAAGGTGCCGTTACTGGCGCTATTTCGACAGTCAAGTCTGACGTGTTTGAGAATCGACCACTTAATAATAGTTTGGATGCTTTGCAGGGGACAGTTCCAGGATTAACCATTACCAAGGGAAGCGGGCAGCCAGGAAATCAAAGTTACGGTATAAAAATTCGGGGTTATTCATCTGTAAGTGAAAGTGACCCTCTGATCCTGATAGACGGCATCCCCGGTGATATTGACAATATTAATCCAAACGATATTGCCGAAATCTCTGTATTAAAAGATGCCTCTGCAGCCATATATGGGGCCCGTGCGGCTGAAGGAGTGATCATTGTGACCACAAAAAAGGGGAAAAGCGGAAAACCGGAAATTACTTATAGCGGCACTGTAGGTTTGAAAACGCCAACTTACCTAAGGAAAATTCAGAACACTTTAGAGTATGCTGAGTTTATGGACGAGGGGCTTCGCAATGCGGGTATCAACGGATTTCCGCAGGAGGTATTTGATAAAATCAAGGCTAACGCTGCACCGGAACTGGATGGCGGCTGGAATTACGGAATCACTAGTTATCCCGGCTTTTTTGGTTATACCGACTGGAACAAAGAAATCTATAAAAATTCTACTCAACAGCTGCATAACCTTTCTATATCAGGCGGAGGAGAAAACAATAATTATGTAGTTTCTATGGGCTACAATAGAGATGAAGGATCACTCAGATTTGGGGAAAACAACTCCGAAAGATATAACCTTCGCCTCAATTATGATTTTCGGCTCACTCCCAAGTTCAATTTTGAGACAAGAACCAGTTTTGAGAATAAGTCTACTATTACACCAAGTATGCTTGGAAATGCGCTGACTAACGTTACCCGTCAGTTTCCCTATCAGCCGGTGCGCAATCCAAATGGGCAATTCTATGGTTATCAGGGTTATGAAAACCCCGCTCAGTCTTTAGAAGAAGCCGGTACCCAGCGTGGAAGTTCGTCTAGGTTCGCCACCAATTTTAAGGCTGATTACACCATTTTGGAAGGACTTAAATTAATCGGACAGGCAGCTATCAGACTAGATTACCTTAATGATAATGGTACCAGCAGGACTTTTACGCGATATAATTATGTTGGCGGAGTTCAGGATATCAGAAATACACCAAATTCAGCTTCTTACCTTAACCTGAAAACATTAAACCAACTGTACCAGGTATATCTTGATTATAACAAACAGTTGGGTGCTGATCATAGAATAAACTTTACGGGAGGAGGATCGATTGAAAAAACCAAAATCGAAGGCCAAACAACCTATGGCTATAATTTTATTGGCAATAACATCTTTACTTTAAATCTGGCCGACAGAACCAAAGCTGCTTATGCCAATTTCACAGGAAGACTCAGCAATCAGGCATTGGGCTCCTATTTTGGTAGGTTCAGTTACTCTTTCAAAGAGAAACTGGTTTTAGACCTAACTGCTCGAGCCGACGGTAGTTCCAAATTCTCGCCAGATAAGCGCTGGAGTGCAGTGTTCCCATCGGCGGCATTGGCCTACAATTTATCTGAAGAAAGTTTTATTAAGTCTCTAAACACTTTTGATCTGTTAAAGCTACGTGCATCCTGGGGTAAAATGGGTAACCAGGAGATAGGAGAACTTGGCCTGTATGATTATATTCCATTGATCGGCATAGGTGGAAATTATCCGATAGGTAGTCCTAATTCAGGCTTAACAGGGGCCAATGCTAATCCAGCATCTACCGACAGGACCTGGGAAACGATCGAAAATAAAAATATAGGTATCGACGTGGCAATGCTTAGTTCCAGATTTAATTTTTCTTTTGATTATTATAATAAAACGAACAACGACATGCTTGTTGACATCGCTGTGCCCGCAACCTATGGTGGTAACGCACCTTCCTCAAATCAGGGTAAGTTGGTAACCAAAGGTTTTGAAACATCAGTGACATGGAAAGACAAGATGGGCGATTTTCGCTACAGCGTATCGTTACAGCTTAGTGATAGCCGTAACAAGTTGGTGGAACTTAAAAATCTGGATAATTATCAGGAAGGACTTAACAGATTCAGACAAGGGTACGGTATCTGGTCTTATTTCGGTTACGTGTACGATGGTATCATCCAGAATCAGGCGCAGCTTGATAACTATAAGAAACTTACAGGCGTTCCTGCCCGGGTTGCAATTGGCGATGTAATGTACCGTGATGTTGACGGGGATGGAAAATTGACTGCTTTTGGTGACAAATCGAAAGGACTTAATGGTGATATGGTTTATCTCGGCAACCTGATTCCTCGTTACACTTTTTCATCTAACATTAGTGTCGGATATAAGCAATTAGACCTTCAGGTGTTTTTACAGGGAGTAGGGAAGAGAGATGTAAGGTACGAGGGTAACATCGCTACCCCAAATACATTTTACTGGCCTTCGTTATCTTATTACAACGGAAAGACCTGGACGCCTGAACGGACCGATGCTAAGTTCCCTCGCTACCTTCCGGGTGGTGTAGGTTACGATGACATCAGGAGCTATAATTATCGGGCTTCATCACTCACCATGCAAAATGTTGCTTATTTAAGGTTTAAGGTAATTACCCTGGGGTATAACCTGCCGGCAAGTATTGCCAATAGTTTAAAGATGAAAACTGCCAGAATATTTTTCAGTGGTCAGGATCTCTTTACCATTTCCAAAGGAACATTTGGTGGAAACTTTGATCCGGAGGATGGATTCAGAAACGAGGGTACTTATCCTTTCAACAAGGTGTATTCTCTGGGCCTTACTGTTAAATTTTAA
- a CDS encoding RagB/SusD family nutrient uptake outer membrane protein, protein MKLKYINHRKLLIAGVFILAAFLNGCKKDLNLVSEDSITDATFWKTGADFKLAANNLYNGLDRFGFEDTESDIAFNFPNSVSNGNLQPAETVNLWTDSYGYIRSSNNIIEKGSANADQEIKRYVAEAKFFRAWYYWKLLRLYGGVPLITKVLATNDPALFAPRSSRTETVDFIMKDLQEAKADLPLQSALASADVGRITQGAALALTARVALFEGTWGKFRADGNATKYLDAAITASRDLINSGTYGLYTDKGEQSYRYLFLENGDDSRESILDRRYARNILGHDIPYQYDGNGYNPTRKMVDLYLDKNGLPITSPGTVFKGYGTFVSEFQDRDPRMTMTMIIPGTLTNRVFFPVTKIANWPDKPQRNFNTGYILYKYMSEDPLANNSGQNGDASIFDFDRHLIRYAEVLLIYAEAVFEKAGAISDGDLDLSINKLRDRAGMPHLTNTFVAAHNLDMRNEIRRERTVELTLEGFRYDDLRRWKTAETELPQDVKGIKITGSEWASKTPYSDPSYLTKVDANGFLIAEKSRKFDPNKDYLQPLPTKEVAFYQANGHKLEQNPGW, encoded by the coding sequence ATGAAACTTAAATATATAAATCATAGAAAATTATTAATCGCTGGCGTGTTTATACTTGCCGCGTTTTTAAATGGATGTAAAAAAGACCTCAATCTGGTTTCAGAAGATAGCATTACCGATGCTACCTTCTGGAAAACAGGTGCAGATTTTAAACTGGCAGCAAATAATCTGTATAACGGGCTTGATCGCTTTGGTTTTGAAGATACCGAATCAGATATCGCATTTAACTTCCCAAATTCTGTAAGTAACGGCAACCTGCAACCTGCTGAAACAGTAAATCTCTGGACGGATAGCTATGGCTATATCCGCTCATCCAATAACATTATTGAAAAAGGATCGGCCAATGCCGACCAGGAAATAAAAAGGTATGTGGCAGAAGCCAAATTCTTCAGGGCATGGTATTACTGGAAATTACTTAGGCTCTATGGAGGCGTGCCTTTAATTACAAAAGTTTTAGCCACCAATGATCCTGCTTTGTTTGCCCCAAGATCAAGCAGAACGGAAACCGTTGATTTTATAATGAAAGATTTGCAGGAAGCCAAAGCCGACTTGCCTTTGCAGTCGGCATTAGCTTCTGCTGATGTCGGCCGGATTACTCAGGGTGCAGCACTTGCTTTAACGGCACGTGTGGCATTATTTGAAGGAACGTGGGGGAAATTCAGGGCCGATGGCAATGCGACGAAATATCTCGATGCTGCCATTACCGCTTCACGAGACCTCATTAATAGTGGTACCTATGGCCTCTATACGGATAAAGGGGAGCAAAGTTATCGCTATTTGTTTTTAGAAAATGGCGATGATTCCCGTGAATCAATACTAGATCGGAGATACGCTCGGAATATTCTAGGTCATGACATTCCTTATCAGTATGATGGAAATGGATATAACCCAACCAGAAAGATGGTAGATCTTTATCTGGATAAGAATGGATTGCCAATTACCTCTCCAGGAACAGTCTTTAAAGGATACGGCACATTCGTCTCTGAATTTCAGGACAGGGACCCTCGGATGACAATGACTATGATCATTCCCGGAACATTAACCAACAGGGTTTTCTTCCCCGTAACTAAGATCGCCAATTGGCCCGATAAGCCACAGCGTAATTTCAATACCGGATATATATTGTATAAATATATGTCGGAAGACCCACTTGCCAATAATTCCGGACAGAATGGAGATGCCAGTATATTTGACTTTGACCGACATCTTATTCGTTATGCTGAAGTATTGCTCATCTATGCAGAAGCAGTTTTTGAAAAGGCTGGCGCTATAAGTGACGGCGACCTCGATCTTTCTATTAATAAACTCAGGGATCGTGCGGGTATGCCACATCTGACCAACACTTTTGTAGCTGCCCACAACCTTGACATGAGAAACGAGATCAGGAGAGAAAGAACCGTTGAGCTTACTTTGGAAGGATTCCGTTATGACGATTTGCGAAGATGGAAAACTGCCGAGACGGAATTGCCGCAGGATGTTAAAGGAATTAAGATCACAGGTTCTGAATGGGCTTCCAAAACACCTTACAGCGATCCAAGTTACCTGACCAAGGTAGATGCAAATGGGTTTCTGATTGCTGAAAAAAGCAGAAAGTTCGATCCGAATAAGGATTACCTTCAGCCGCTTCCAACTAAAGAGGTCGCCTTCTATCAGGCCAACGGTCACAAATTAGAACAAAATCCCGGGTGGTAG
- a CDS encoding DUF3863 domain-containing protein translates to MLKKAALLNFVFVCFMSFAFGQTNKPAPEALMGHRFLTFNTIIRVNQIEVSRDRNVGEDERALHTPEKVLAFREAVEEGFPGARMTWAFSWLALNDSTENYKEIRKLVVGYHHKYGDEITFIPGAYFANAYNDVEQVNKDLHDGLTLISKMVGNGYRPLSVVAGFLSAKNQEYLAEKENIHVCQGNIWSQFAIDNQDGDGSVCYPFYPSKEHFCKPAQNKSDFIDCVNLDGWTVDFLAARRQGFAEGFNSRMGVGPIETLGKHGNDIGLQEMLHSTAIHFDKGFDLNGFGWVTNCWELSLPYDAARLKDWLSNVKKRWPDTKMITQGEFGMLWRAHYKSNNFNYQFVERGSGIGGSDANMEIHWFMNKNFRLALLKDWKLNTPKLVIDFTRYDLKAAEPVGMTRRWSLMGDINQKQTRPQDKPVLLSEMPKKSNLIIKKRYPSLYTHTNEK, encoded by the coding sequence ATGTTAAAAAAAGCAGCTTTATTAAACTTTGTATTTGTATGTTTTATGTCCTTCGCATTTGGGCAAACAAACAAGCCAGCTCCTGAGGCACTCATGGGTCATCGGTTTCTAACCTTTAATACAATCATCCGGGTAAACCAGATCGAAGTATCGAGGGATCGCAATGTTGGTGAAGATGAGCGTGCACTACATACACCTGAAAAAGTTCTCGCCTTTAGAGAAGCAGTAGAAGAGGGCTTCCCCGGTGCCAGAATGACCTGGGCATTCAGTTGGCTCGCGCTAAATGATAGTACAGAGAACTATAAAGAAATCCGGAAATTAGTGGTGGGTTATCACCATAAATATGGAGATGAAATAACCTTTATTCCGGGAGCTTATTTTGCAAATGCTTATAACGATGTTGAGCAGGTAAACAAAGACTTGCACGATGGTCTTACCTTGATAAGTAAAATGGTTGGAAATGGCTATCGTCCGCTCAGTGTAGTGGCTGGCTTTCTTTCCGCAAAAAATCAGGAATACCTGGCCGAAAAGGAAAATATCCATGTATGTCAGGGTAATATCTGGAGCCAGTTTGCAATCGACAATCAGGATGGCGATGGCTCAGTTTGTTATCCTTTTTACCCTTCAAAAGAACACTTTTGCAAGCCTGCCCAAAATAAAAGTGATTTTATTGATTGTGTTAACCTCGATGGCTGGACAGTTGATTTCTTAGCCGCAAGGCGACAAGGTTTCGCAGAAGGTTTTAACAGTCGTATGGGGGTTGGCCCGATTGAAACATTAGGAAAACACGGAAACGATATTGGTTTGCAGGAAATGCTTCACTCTACAGCCATCCATTTCGATAAGGGGTTTGATTTGAATGGCTTTGGCTGGGTAACCAATTGCTGGGAATTGTCTTTGCCTTATGATGCTGCCCGATTGAAGGATTGGTTAAGCAATGTTAAAAAACGCTGGCCTGATACCAAAATGATTACACAAGGAGAGTTTGGTATGCTTTGGAGAGCACATTACAAAAGCAATAATTTCAATTACCAATTTGTGGAGAGGGGATCCGGAATTGGCGGCTCTGATGCCAATATGGAGATTCACTGGTTTATGAATAAAAATTTTAGATTAGCACTGCTGAAAGATTGGAAACTTAATACGCCAAAACTCGTTATAGATTTTACCCGCTATGATTTGAAGGCTGCTGAACCAGTTGGAATGACCAGAAGGTGGAGCCTGATGGGAGATATTAATCAAAAACAAACAAGACCTCAGGATAAGCCTGTTCTGCTAAGTGAGATGCCTAAAAAATCAAATTTGATCATAAAAAAACGATACCCATCTTTATATACACACACGAATGAAAAATAA
- a CDS encoding ABC transporter permease has product MNTEYFIAGRIAIKSERTFSKLIVRIAIAGVMLSLAVMMLSVAIIKGFKTEIQEKVRGYIGDVRIFKFDLNNSFELSPFVPEPATIARLKSNPEIEYFQPYATKPAIISANDEVEGINFKGIDKTFNWDYIRKHLVSGTVINFADSAAATKQIMISQFTANRLKLKTGDNFIMHFVQDPPRRRPFKIVGIYDIGVEEIDKGFVLGDLNLIRRLNNWKPNEIGGIEIRVKDFSKLRTISTNIYTNLETRLKSESVQEYFPAIFTWLSLLDVNTKIILALMMVVGVINMITALLIMILERTNMIGMLKTFGMTDFSVMKIFLYNALYLVGIGVVLGNILGLGLAFLQTHTHIFKLDQASYYLSYVPIEVQFLDVLLLNICTIVICFVVLIIPSLLVSRISPLKAIRFK; this is encoded by the coding sequence TTGAATACAGAATATTTCATAGCAGGGCGTATTGCCATAAAATCAGAGCGCACATTCTCAAAACTAATAGTTCGTATTGCTATAGCTGGAGTAATGCTCAGTCTTGCTGTAATGATGCTTTCCGTTGCAATCATTAAAGGCTTTAAAACCGAGATCCAGGAAAAAGTAAGAGGTTACATTGGCGATGTAAGAATCTTTAAGTTCGATCTTAACAATTCATTTGAACTATCGCCTTTTGTGCCTGAGCCTGCAACCATTGCCAGACTCAAAAGCAATCCCGAAATCGAATATTTCCAACCTTATGCAACAAAACCGGCTATCATTTCTGCCAACGATGAAGTTGAAGGGATAAATTTTAAAGGCATAGATAAGACCTTTAACTGGGATTATATACGTAAACACCTGGTAAGCGGAACAGTCATAAATTTTGCCGATAGTGCTGCCGCAACTAAGCAGATTATGATATCTCAATTTACCGCAAACCGGCTAAAACTAAAAACAGGCGATAACTTTATCATGCATTTTGTGCAGGATCCTCCCCGTCGCCGCCCGTTTAAAATAGTAGGAATTTATGATATAGGAGTAGAAGAGATCGACAAAGGTTTTGTATTAGGAGACCTCAACCTGATCCGTCGTTTAAACAATTGGAAACCCAACGAAATAGGGGGTATAGAGATCAGAGTTAAAGATTTTTCCAAACTTAGAACCATCTCTACAAACATCTATACCAATCTGGAAACAAGATTAAAATCAGAGTCGGTCCAGGAGTATTTTCCTGCAATTTTTACCTGGCTGTCCCTGTTAGATGTAAACACCAAAATTATCCTTGCATTAATGATGGTAGTGGGCGTAATCAATATGATCACCGCTTTGTTAATCATGATACTGGAACGTACCAATATGATCGGTATGCTCAAAACCTTCGGTATGACCGATTTTAGTGTAATGAAAATATTCCTCTACAATGCACTTTACCTTGTAGGAATTGGAGTTGTACTGGGCAATATTCTAGGTCTTGGCTTAGCCTTTTTGCAAACCCATACGCATATCTTTAAATTAGATCAGGCATCTTACTACCTGTCGTATGTACCAATTGAAGTACAGTTTTTAGATGTGTTACTACTAAACATCTGTACAATTGTAATCTGCTTTGTAGTACTCATAATCCCATCATTACTGGTTAGCAGAATAAGTCCGTTAAAGGCCATCAGGTTTAAATAA